The following are encoded together in the Clostridium sp. 'White wine YQ' genome:
- a CDS encoding SDR family oxidoreductase, whose translation MNESTNFPTKFPAQHQGIQPGIEKDMNPLPIYQAQGYSISSGRLKDKVMLITGGDSGIGRAVSIAAAKEGAKVSIVYFNEEEDALKTKSEIEAIGGECLLVKGDITKKDFCTTAITETINRFSSINILVSNAAVQFPQNKIEDISEEQLRKTFETNVFGAFFIIQEAITHMKKGDSIIITTSITAYNGHETLIDYSSTKGALTTLTRSLATNLSSKGIRVNAVAPGPVWTPLIPSSFDEKKVEKFGTDNPLGRAAQPIELAGAYIFLASQDASFINGATIHVNGGAMVVI comes from the coding sequence ATGAATGAATCAACAAATTTCCCAACAAAATTTCCTGCTCAGCATCAAGGGATTCAACCAGGAATCGAAAAGGATATGAATCCACTGCCAATATATCAAGCTCAGGGATATAGTATAAGTAGTGGAAGGCTTAAAGACAAAGTTATGCTAATAACAGGTGGGGACAGTGGAATTGGGAGAGCTGTATCAATTGCAGCTGCAAAAGAGGGAGCTAAAGTATCAATTGTATATTTTAATGAAGAAGAAGATGCTTTGAAAACAAAAAGTGAAATTGAAGCTATTGGAGGAGAGTGCCTTTTAGTTAAGGGTGACATAACTAAAAAGGACTTTTGTACTACAGCAATTACAGAAACTATAAATAGATTTTCAAGCATAAACATATTAGTTAGTAATGCAGCAGTTCAATTCCCACAAAATAAGATAGAAGACATAAGTGAAGAACAATTAAGAAAAACATTTGAAACCAATGTATTTGGTGCATTTTTCATAATTCAAGAAGCCATTACACATATGAAAAAAGGGGATTCAATAATAATAACAACCTCAATTACTGCATATAATGGGCATGAAACATTAATTGACTACTCAAGTACAAAAGGGGCATTAACAACATTAACAAGATCATTAGCAACTAATTTATCAAGTAAAGGGATAAGAGTTAATGCAGTAGCCCCAGGACCAGTTTGGACCCCATTAATTCCATCATCTTTCGATGAAAAGAAAGTTGAAAAATTCGGCACTGACAATCCATTGGGAAGGGCAGCACAACCTATAGAACTTGCAGGTGCATACATATTTTTAGCATCTCAGGATGCATCATTTATTAATGGAGCAACAATTCATGTAAATGGTGGAGCAATGGTTGTTATTTAA
- a CDS encoding HD-GYP domain-containing protein, translated as MKVGIDEIIESLVITVSLSEIANNSTIREHIDGIKKMNNKDDYISHSKGTTFIALNIAKEMRLNEEDLKNLYIAAYLHDLGLTKVAFMEYDEESITREHCLEGARLISNIPKIEKIAEYVKYHHENYDGTGPFGLAGEQIPLMSQILKISDFIDSNYIECSPEDYKWIISILTNDIDKYVSSSVGKAVIQVISKKTLWRGLNDPDFMDKWMESNKPIIKESLNTYEFLQVAEVYAEIIDIRSSFTAMHSRGISELAYTMGKYKGYDENKAMKLKIAGLLHDIGKLAVPIKYINKNGALTDMEYKVVKTHVVYTDLVLKPITSINDIREWAISHHEKLDGTGYSRELKHNELGEEQRLLAICDIYQALAEDRPYRRGLKREKCLEIIGKMVENNKLCPKAFEVLKCVTSNL; from the coding sequence ATGAAGGTAGGTATAGATGAGATTATAGAGTCCTTGGTAATTACAGTGAGTTTGAGTGAAATTGCAAATAACTCAACTATTAGAGAGCATATTGATGGAATTAAAAAAATGAACAATAAGGATGACTATATAAGCCATTCAAAGGGAACAACATTTATAGCATTAAATATTGCAAAAGAAATGCGTTTAAATGAAGAGGATTTGAAAAATCTATATATAGCAGCATATCTTCATGACTTGGGACTAACAAAGGTAGCATTTATGGAATATGATGAGGAATCGATAACTAGAGAACATTGCTTAGAAGGGGCAAGGCTCATAAGTAATATACCTAAAATTGAAAAAATAGCTGAATATGTAAAGTATCATCATGAAAATTATGATGGAACTGGCCCCTTTGGGTTAGCAGGTGAACAAATACCTTTAATGAGTCAAATATTAAAGATTAGTGATTTTATAGATTCTAATTATATAGAATGTAGCCCAGAAGATTATAAGTGGATAATAAGTATATTGACTAACGATATTGATAAATATGTATCTTCAAGTGTTGGAAAAGCTGTGATACAAGTGATTTCTAAAAAGACATTATGGAGAGGATTAAATGATCCAGATTTCATGGATAAGTGGATGGAGAGCAATAAACCAATAATTAAAGAAAGTCTTAATACTTATGAATTCTTGCAAGTTGCAGAAGTATATGCTGAAATTATAGATATAAGAAGTTCTTTTACTGCAATGCATTCGAGAGGCATATCAGAATTAGCATATACTATGGGGAAATATAAAGGCTATGATGAAAATAAAGCCATGAAATTAAAGATTGCAGGACTATTACATGATATAGGGAAATTAGCAGTTCCAATCAAATATATTAACAAAAATGGTGCGTTAACGGATATGGAATATAAAGTAGTTAAAACTCACGTTGTATATACAGATTTAGTATTAAAACCAATAACAAGTATAAATGACATAAGAGAATGGGCTATAAGCCACCATGAGAAGCTAGATGGAACAGGATACAGTAGAGAATTAAAACATAATGAATTAGGTGAAGAACAAAGACTTTTAGCTATTTGTGATATATATCAAGCATTAGCTGAGGATAGACCATATAGAAGAGGTTTGAAACGAGAAAAGTGCTTAGAGATTATAGGTAAAATGGTAGAAAACAATAAATTGTGTCCAAAAGCATTTGAAGTGTTAAAATGCGTAACTTCCAATTTATAA
- a CDS encoding RidA family protein, translating to MNKEIISTNSAPGAIGPYSQGVKIGELIYTSGQIPLNPKTGEIPETIQEQTKQSLENCKAILEAGGTSLDNVFKTTVFLSDMNDFVSMNEVYASYFPNNPPARSAVQVARLPKDVKIEIEMIAISK from the coding sequence ATGAATAAAGAAATTATTTCTACAAACAGCGCTCCTGGAGCTATAGGACCTTATTCTCAAGGTGTAAAAATCGGAGAATTGATATATACTTCAGGCCAAATTCCACTAAATCCTAAAACAGGTGAAATTCCAGAAACTATTCAAGAACAAACTAAGCAATCTTTAGAAAATTGTAAAGCCATACTTGAAGCTGGCGGAACTAGCTTGGATAATGTTTTTAAGACTACTGTCTTTCTTTCTGACATGAATGACTTTGTTTCTATGAACGAAGTATATGCATCATATTTTCCAAACAACCCACCTGCAAGAAGTGCAGTTCAAGTAGCTAGATTACCTAAGGATGTAAAAATAGAAATAGAGATGATAGCTATTTCTAAATAA
- a CDS encoding TIGR03905 family TSCPD domain-containing protein produces the protein MNFTTSGVCAKEIIFDIEDNKLKNVSYVGGCNGNLKGIGVLVEGMEVNDVISKLKGMTCKDKSTSCPDQLAKALETYLSSK, from the coding sequence ATGAACTTTACTACTTCTGGCGTATGCGCTAAAGAAATCATTTTTGATATTGAAGATAATAAACTTAAGAACGTTTCTTATGTAGGTGGATGTAACGGAAATTTAAAAGGAATTGGAGTGTTAGTTGAAGGGATGGAAGTTAATGATGTAATTTCTAAACTTAAAGGTATGACTTGTAAAGATAAATCAACATCTTGTCCTGATCAATTGGCAAAAGCTCTTGAAACCTATTTAAGTTCAAAGTAA
- a CDS encoding LysR substrate-binding domain-containing protein, with product MIEELKTFIAVVELKNFTKAAKEISISQPSVSVHIKNLENYFNTTLIMRSKEQKNIIITKDGVILYERAKKIINIIEKTKEEFIDSQVRVTGLLKIGASLTIGEFFLPRFLGEFNKRYPELALEISIENTSSICEKVSKLQLDVGLVEGLITYNTNIKSGIFAKDRLVVAVPKNYFEENGSLENATWISREPGSGTKQYLNMFLEKNHIEPKHTIVLGSNYAVKEAVKNRLGVTLISYLVVEKDAAEGELEIFELDQEYNRDFTYIMPEGIIYSKALKMFIKELKEYKNDYI from the coding sequence ATGATTGAAGAATTAAAAACATTTATCGCAGTAGTAGAATTAAAGAATTTTACTAAGGCAGCTAAAGAAATATCCATATCACAACCGAGTGTAAGTGTTCATATTAAAAACTTAGAAAATTATTTTAATACAACATTAATTATGAGATCTAAAGAACAAAAGAATATCATTATAACTAAAGATGGAGTCATATTATATGAGCGAGCTAAAAAGATCATAAATATAATAGAGAAAACTAAAGAAGAGTTTATAGATTCTCAAGTAAGAGTAACTGGCTTGCTTAAGATAGGAGCAAGTTTAACTATAGGTGAGTTTTTCCTTCCAAGGTTTTTGGGAGAATTTAATAAAAGGTATCCAGAATTAGCTTTAGAGATATCTATTGAAAATACATCGTCTATATGCGAAAAGGTGAGTAAGTTACAGTTGGATGTAGGATTAGTAGAGGGATTAATAACTTATAACACTAATATAAAATCAGGAATATTTGCAAAGGATAGGCTTGTGGTAGCAGTTCCTAAGAATTACTTTGAAGAAAATGGCTCATTAGAAAATGCAACTTGGATAAGCAGGGAGCCGGGTTCTGGAACTAAACAGTATTTAAATATGTTTCTTGAGAAAAATCATATTGAACCGAAGCATACAATAGTACTAGGAAGCAATTATGCAGTTAAGGAAGCTGTTAAAAATAGATTAGGAGTAACATTAATATCTTATTTAGTAGTAGAAAAGGATGCAGCAGAAGGTGAACTAGAGATTTTTGAATTAGATCAAGAGTACAATAGAGACTTTACATATATTATGCCTGAAGGAATAATATATTCTAAGGCCTTAAAGATGTTCATAAAAGAATTAAAAGAATACAAAAATGACTATATATAA
- a CDS encoding insulinase family protein, giving the protein MDYKEGTILSGFRLDSVKDLKEINSTGLIFTHEKTQAKLIKLMNDDDNKVFAITFKTPPENSTGVPHIIEHSVLCGSEKFTSKEPFVELLKGSLNTFLNALTFSDKTMYPVASKNKKDFFNLMDVYLDAVLHPNLYKEKEIFMQEGWHYEIDETTDELKINGVVYNEMKGVYSSPDSIISREASTSLYPDTTYGVDSGGDPDVIPELTYDYFVNFHKKYYHPSNGAIFLYGDGNTEEELEFIHENYLKNYDFAPVDSEITVQEPFNEERKTKLSYGISEQEDESKKTYISLNYSIGDTLDKELGLSFEVLEYILLTANNAILKNRLIDSGVATVVSGRYERGIKQPYLNITIKNTDQENEREIISKIEEILKDICKNGISENFITGAINRKEFEIREANFGGYPKGLIYAIRILESMLYGGEAFLNLENSETIDDIRKKAANGYLEKLIEDYILNNTHKSIIVMTPEKGLTEKKEKDLKAKLKKIKETLSSDELQRIKDEAEKLNKRQLTPDTKEQQDTIPKLAIEDIPKKVENIELKEVDVKGLKTLFTPMFTNEISYVKLIFDGRTIEKEDAQYMALLSFLLGKINTKTKTYEELTNDINMSTGGLSYSTRSFYKKGNMEDFTPVFTMAGKALSSKVGELVKLMREVAIETSFEDTNRILQIVRDLRSRYQMAMVASGNVIGALRAIGYISKRGYFEDLIGGLGLYNFLCDIQKALEENPKEVKEKLESVSRKIFNINNLTISFTEEEGKLSLLEENIDILIDGLNKEGVYLKDYEYPLKKLNEGLLTQSNVNYVVLGGSYLDKGFSYSGSMRVLNTILNFDYLWNKVRVEGGAYGVRINLSKDGFIYFSSYRDPNIEKTFDAYRKTVEYLKSFNATDEDMVKYIIGTISKLDIPSNPDSKADKAVSDYFAGVTYEELNKEREEILKTSEQQIKDYYKVIEEAIKDNSITVVGNENQIKASKDIFDMIVNLF; this is encoded by the coding sequence ATGGATTATAAAGAAGGTACTATATTAAGTGGATTTAGATTAGACAGTGTTAAGGACTTAAAAGAGATAAATTCAACTGGATTAATTTTTACTCATGAGAAAACACAAGCTAAATTAATTAAACTTATGAATGATGATGATAATAAAGTTTTTGCTATTACTTTCAAAACACCTCCAGAAAATAGCACTGGAGTACCTCACATAATAGAACATTCTGTATTGTGTGGATCAGAAAAGTTTACAAGTAAGGAGCCTTTTGTAGAATTATTAAAGGGAAGTCTTAATACTTTTTTAAATGCTCTCACCTTTTCAGACAAAACAATGTATCCTGTAGCTAGTAAAAATAAAAAAGACTTTTTCAATTTAATGGATGTGTATTTAGACGCAGTTTTACATCCAAACTTATATAAAGAAAAAGAAATTTTTATGCAAGAAGGCTGGCATTATGAAATAGACGAGACAACAGATGAACTTAAAATAAATGGTGTTGTATATAACGAAATGAAGGGTGTTTACTCATCCCCTGATTCAATTATTTCTAGGGAAGCAAGTACCTCATTATATCCGGATACTACATATGGAGTGGATTCGGGTGGAGATCCAGATGTTATACCTGAGTTAACATATGATTATTTTGTGAATTTTCACAAAAAGTATTACCATCCATCAAACGGAGCAATTTTTCTATATGGAGATGGAAATACAGAGGAAGAGCTAGAATTTATACATGAAAACTATCTTAAAAATTATGATTTTGCACCGGTAGATAGTGAGATAACAGTTCAAGAACCATTTAATGAAGAGAGAAAAACAAAACTATCTTATGGAATAAGTGAACAAGAAGATGAGAGTAAAAAGACATATATTTCTCTTAATTATTCAATAGGAGATACCTTAGACAAGGAATTAGGGCTATCTTTTGAGGTTTTAGAGTACATCTTATTAACTGCAAATAATGCAATATTAAAAAATAGATTAATTGATAGCGGAGTGGCAACCGTAGTTTCTGGTAGATATGAGAGAGGAATAAAACAACCTTATTTAAATATAACTATCAAAAATACTGATCAAGAAAATGAAAGAGAAATAATATCTAAGATTGAAGAAATTCTTAAAGATATATGCAAGAATGGAATAAGTGAGAACTTCATCACTGGAGCTATTAATAGAAAAGAATTTGAAATCAGAGAAGCTAATTTTGGAGGTTATCCAAAAGGATTAATTTATGCCATAAGAATATTAGAAAGTATGTTATATGGTGGAGAAGCTTTTCTGAATCTAGAAAACTCAGAAACAATTGATGATATTAGAAAAAAAGCAGCTAATGGATATCTTGAGAAACTAATCGAAGATTATATATTAAATAACACTCATAAATCGATTATAGTAATGACTCCAGAAAAAGGATTGACTGAGAAGAAAGAAAAGGACTTAAAGGCAAAGCTTAAAAAGATAAAAGAAACATTGTCATCGGATGAACTTCAAAGGATAAAGGACGAAGCAGAAAAACTGAACAAGAGACAATTAACTCCAGATACTAAGGAGCAGCAAGATACAATTCCTAAACTAGCCATTGAAGATATACCTAAGAAAGTAGAAAACATTGAACTAAAGGAAGTAGATGTTAAGGGGCTTAAGACTTTATTTACTCCTATGTTTACTAATGAAATTTCTTACGTTAAATTGATATTCGATGGAAGAACTATAGAAAAAGAAGATGCTCAATACATGGCTTTATTATCATTCCTTTTAGGAAAGATAAATACTAAGACAAAAACTTATGAGGAATTAACCAATGATATAAATATGAGTACAGGTGGGCTATCTTATTCTACAAGAAGTTTTTATAAAAAAGGAAATATGGAGGACTTCACACCTGTATTCACTATGGCAGGTAAAGCCCTAAGTTCAAAAGTTGGTGAATTAGTTAAGTTAATGAGAGAAGTGGCTATTGAAACTTCTTTTGAAGATACAAATAGAATATTACAAATAGTTAGAGATTTAAGATCTAGATACCAAATGGCAATGGTAGCTTCAGGAAATGTAATTGGTGCTTTAAGAGCTATAGGTTATATTTCAAAGAGAGGATATTTTGAAGATCTTATAGGCGGACTTGGGTTATATAATTTTCTATGTGATATACAAAAGGCATTAGAAGAAAATCCAAAGGAAGTTAAAGAAAAACTAGAGAGTGTATCTAGAAAAATATTCAACATAAATAATTTAACTATTTCATTTACAGAAGAAGAAGGTAAGTTATCATTATTAGAGGAAAATATAGATATACTAATAGATGGGTTGAATAAAGAAGGTGTTTACCTAAAAGATTACGAGTATCCACTTAAGAAGTTAAATGAAGGATTATTAACTCAAAGTAATGTAAATTATGTTGTTCTTGGTGGAAGTTATTTAGATAAAGGATTTTCTTATTCAGGTTCTATGAGGGTACTAAACACTATACTTAACTTTGATTATCTATGGAACAAAGTTAGAGTTGAAGGCGGAGCTTATGGAGTAAGAATAAACTTAAGTAAGGATGGATTTATATATTTTAGCTCCTATAGGGATCCTAATATTGAGAAGACTTTTGACGCATATAGGAAAACTGTAGAATATTTGAAATCTTTCAATGCAACTGATGAAGATATGGTGAAATATATTATAGGAACGATAAGTAAGCTTGATATTCCATCAAATCCAGATTCTAAGGCAGATAAAGCTGTATCAGATTACTTTGCAGGAGTAACTTATGAAGAATTAAATAAAGAAAGAGAAGAAATACTAAAGACAAGTGAACAACAAATAAAAGACTATTATAAAGTTATAGAGGAAGCAATAAAAGACAATTCAATAACTGTTGTAGGAAATGAAAATCAAATAAAAGCTTCAAAAGATATATTTGATATGATAGTAAATTTATTTTAG
- a CDS encoding DEAD/DEAH box helicase — protein sequence MSEMNFKELGLNEDILKAIDDMGFEEPSKIQEKVIPVLLQGFDVIGQAQTGTGKTLAFGAPVLNNITFGNKNTKCLVLAPTRELAIQVNEELVRIAKHTRARILPVYGGQSIDRQIKALNRGIDIIVGTPGRVLDLMRRNVINLRNIEFLVMDEADEMLNMGFIDDIEEILKGTNPERQTLLFSATMPAEIKKLAKNYMKDDAQHISIIKNEMTVSTVSQYYYEVKHSDRVESLCRILDVDSPTAAIIFCKTKKGVDELVSSMQARGYSVEGMHGDLTQNHRMNTLRKFKEGHLEFLVATDVAARGIDVENVTHVINYDLPQDTESYVHRIGRTGRANREGVAYTLVTPREYRALKQIERATKGKIKRKEIPTIDDIFEAKYNTIYTKIKETIEGEDFSKFIPLAEQIDAEFDLVDVAAALMNMIYSKEVSYDSSENSISVKSGGGYERLFINLGRKDGMNPKSLLAFLSEGARFRKEDIGDIDIFDKYTFIDASEDAVRHIMKNSIGKRVRGRKVNIEIANSKK from the coding sequence ATGAGTGAAATGAACTTTAAAGAACTAGGATTAAATGAAGATATATTAAAGGCTATAGATGATATGGGCTTTGAAGAACCTTCAAAGATACAAGAGAAAGTAATACCGGTTTTATTACAAGGATTTGATGTAATAGGTCAAGCGCAAACAGGTACAGGAAAGACTTTAGCATTTGGTGCTCCAGTACTTAACAATATTACCTTTGGCAATAAAAATACTAAATGTTTAGTATTAGCACCTACTAGAGAATTAGCCATTCAAGTAAATGAAGAATTAGTAAGAATAGCTAAACATACAAGAGCAAGAATATTACCTGTTTATGGTGGTCAATCAATTGATAGACAAATAAAAGCACTTAACAGAGGAATTGACATAATAGTTGGTACACCAGGTAGAGTTTTAGACTTAATGAGAAGAAATGTAATAAACCTAAGAAACATTGAGTTCTTAGTAATGGATGAAGCGGACGAAATGCTTAACATGGGATTTATTGATGATATAGAAGAGATTCTTAAAGGAACAAATCCTGAAAGACAAACACTATTATTCTCAGCTACAATGCCAGCTGAAATTAAAAAATTAGCTAAAAACTATATGAAAGATGATGCACAACATATTTCTATAATAAAAAATGAGATGACAGTTTCTACAGTTAGTCAATATTATTATGAAGTAAAACATTCTGACAGAGTAGAGTCATTATGTAGAATTCTTGATGTAGATTCTCCTACAGCAGCAATTATATTCTGTAAGACTAAAAAAGGAGTAGATGAATTAGTTTCATCTATGCAAGCAAGAGGATATAGTGTTGAAGGTATGCATGGTGATTTAACACAAAACCACAGAATGAATACTCTTAGAAAGTTTAAAGAAGGACATTTAGAATTCTTAGTAGCTACAGATGTAGCAGCAAGAGGTATTGACGTTGAGAATGTTACTCATGTTATAAACTATGATCTTCCACAAGATACAGAGTCATATGTACACAGAATAGGAAGAACAGGTAGAGCTAACAGAGAAGGTGTAGCATATACTTTAGTTACTCCAAGAGAGTATAGAGCATTAAAGCAAATAGAGAGAGCTACAAAAGGTAAAATTAAGAGAAAAGAAATACCTACAATTGATGATATATTTGAAGCAAAATATAACACAATATATACAAAGATAAAGGAAACTATTGAAGGAGAAGATTTCAGTAAGTTTATACCTTTAGCAGAACAAATAGATGCTGAATTTGATTTAGTTGATGTTGCGGCAGCATTAATGAATATGATATACAGCAAAGAGGTTTCTTATGATTCTTCTGAGAACTCTATATCAGTAAAATCAGGTGGTGGATATGAGAGACTATTTATCAACTTGGGAAGAAAAGATGGAATGAATCCGAAGAGTCTATTAGCATTCTTAAGTGAAGGTGCAAGATTTAGAAAAGAAGATATAGGAGATATTGATATCTTTGATAAATACACATTTATAGATGCATCAGAAGATGCTGTTAGACACATAATGAAAAATTCTATTGGAAAAAGAGTTAGAGGAAGAAAAGTTAACATAGAAATAGCTAATTCAAAAAAATAA
- a CDS encoding zinc-ribbon domain-containing protein: MADKTILCKDCGKEFIFTEGEQEFYKEKGFENDPVRCPECRKARKAQSNNNRNFRR; the protein is encoded by the coding sequence ATGGCTGATAAGACTATTTTATGTAAGGACTGTGGAAAGGAATTCATCTTCACTGAAGGAGAACAAGAATTCTACAAAGAAAAAGGATTTGAAAATGATCCAGTAAGATGTCCAGAGTGCAGAAAAGCTAGAAAAGCTCAAAGCAACAACAATAGAAACTTCAGAAGATAG
- a CDS encoding ubiquitin-like domain-containing protein has protein sequence MNINKKTVAILASLLLIIILVVLIHSKQKNITLVVGNESKTITTYENTVEKVLDDEGITLGKKDRVEPALDSKLQKTDKITVIRAMNLIVTVDGKDISVLSAEDDISKMLESEGISLREDDKVQPEKTSELSDGMKIKITRVDSKTITETVATDYTTIVKSDNNLLSIFRKTTQPGVKGKKEVTYKVLYEDGKEISREAISDKVIAEPVNEVVVQGTQSAVAVSRGGEPMSFSKRIYCRTTAYWAVNGVGNTYTASGRLAVRNSEGYSTVAVDPSVIPFGTKLYIPGYGFATAADSGSGVKGNTIDVFFNSKGEALNWAVKNIYVYILN, from the coding sequence ATGAATATTAACAAAAAAACTGTAGCTATACTAGCATCTTTACTATTAATTATAATTTTAGTCGTACTAATACATTCAAAACAAAAGAATATTACTTTAGTTGTGGGGAATGAAAGCAAAACCATAACTACTTACGAAAATACAGTTGAAAAAGTCCTAGATGATGAAGGCATCACTTTAGGAAAAAAAGATAGAGTTGAGCCCGCTCTCGATTCAAAGCTTCAGAAAACAGATAAAATAACCGTTATAAGAGCTATGAACTTAATTGTAACAGTTGATGGCAAGGATATTTCTGTTCTTTCTGCTGAGGATGACATATCTAAAATGCTTGAATCAGAAGGAATCTCTCTAAGAGAAGATGATAAAGTACAACCAGAAAAAACATCTGAACTATCAGACGGAATGAAGATAAAAATAACACGTGTAGATTCAAAAACTATAACTGAAACTGTAGCAACAGATTACACAACAATTGTTAAGTCAGATAATAACTTGCTAAGCATCTTCAGAAAAACCACTCAACCAGGAGTAAAAGGTAAAAAAGAAGTTACCTATAAGGTTTTATATGAGGATGGTAAAGAAATATCTAGAGAAGCAATTAGTGATAAAGTTATTGCTGAACCAGTAAACGAAGTTGTTGTTCAAGGTACACAAAGTGCCGTAGCTGTTTCTAGAGGTGGAGAACCTATGTCCTTCTCCAAGAGAATTTATTGTAGGACAACAGCCTATTGGGCAGTTAACGGAGTTGGAAACACTTATACAGCTAGTGGGAGATTGGCTGTAAGAAATAGTGAGGGTTATAGTACAGTAGCAGTAGATCCATCTGTTATACCTTTTGGTACAAAACTATATATCCCTGGGTATGGATTTGCAACTGCTGCAGACTCTGGTTCTGGTGTTAAGGGAAATACCATAGATGTTTTCTTTAATTCAAAGGGTGAAGCTCTAAATTGGGCCGTGAAAAACATCTATGTATATATCTTAAATTAG
- a CDS encoding 1,4-dihydroxy-2-naphthoate polyprenyltransferase, whose amino-acid sequence MNIKSFFKLAEIQTKVASVVPFLLGSLIAIYRYNSFNIINFIVMFVSLLCIDMATTVINNYIDYKRAIKKHGYGYEEHNAIVRYNIKESQVVSVIGTLLVIAMGFGVILYLRTNVIILLLGALSFFIGIIYSFGPIPISRTPLGELLSGIFMGGIILFIAIYIHIIDKNIINIVVLETNINIAFNFKEIIIIILLSIPTISGIANIMLANNICDREDDIENRRYTLPVYVGNKLALKIFKWIYYIAYIDLLVLIIMRVEPVLSILSLLTFIIVNRNIGTFEGEHVKSKTFILSVKNFLIINGVRVLVYGVSVLAFKF is encoded by the coding sequence ATGAATATTAAAAGCTTTTTTAAGTTAGCAGAAATACAGACAAAGGTAGCAAGTGTAGTACCTTTTTTATTAGGATCGCTTATAGCAATATATAGATATAACAGTTTTAATATAATAAACTTCATAGTAATGTTTGTTTCTTTGTTATGCATAGACATGGCAACTACTGTAATAAATAACTATATAGACTATAAAAGAGCTATTAAAAAACATGGGTATGGTTATGAAGAGCATAATGCAATTGTAAGATATAATATAAAAGAAAGTCAGGTAGTTTCTGTAATAGGAACTTTACTTGTTATAGCAATGGGATTTGGTGTGATCTTGTATTTAAGAACAAATGTAATTATTCTACTTTTAGGAGCACTTTCTTTTTTTATTGGGATAATTTATTCTTTTGGACCAATCCCAATATCAAGAACTCCCTTAGGGGAACTTCTATCAGGAATCTTTATGGGTGGGATAATACTATTTATTGCAATTTATATACATATTATAGATAAAAACATAATTAACATAGTTGTATTAGAAACAAATATCAATATAGCCTTTAATTTTAAGGAAATCATAATAATAATCTTATTATCCATACCTACCATATCTGGTATTGCAAATATTATGTTAGCTAATAATATTTGTGATAGAGAAGATGATATAGAAAATAGAAGATATACCTTACCAGTTTACGTTGGGAATAAGTTAGCTTTAAAGATTTTTAAGTGGATTTACTATATAGCATATATAGATTTATTAGTATTAATTATTATGAGAGTTGAACCTGTGCTTTCTATATTGTCATTGCTCACTTTTATTATAGTTAATAGGAATATAGGGACTTTTGAGGGGGAACATGTAAAAAGCAAAACTTTTATATTGTCAGTAAAGAATTTTCTTATAATAAATGGAGTAAGAGTATTAGTTTATGGAGTAAGTGTTTTAGCTTTTAAGTTTTAA